The following nucleotide sequence is from Bremerella alba.
GCTTCGATTCCGAGTTGGGCATCTTCGTAGACGCAGCACTTTTCCGGAGCGACTCCTAGCCGCGTGGCCGCTTCCAGAAAGACATCCGGAAATGGCTTATGTCGCGTGGTATCTTCCGAGCAAACAAAAGCCTGGAAATAGTCGGTAATTTCCAACTGGGTGAGAATCCGCTCCATGACCCACCGCATTGCTCCGGTGGCAACGGCCATCGGGACTTTGCCATGATTCAGTCGGACCACTTCCACAACCGGCTCGATGGGGCCGACTTCCGAAAGCAACTCGACGAAGGCATTTTCCTTCTCGTGAGCACATTCGTTCGCATTGAGCGAGACGCCTTGTTCCTCGGCCAGAAGATTGAAGATCCTTTCGGTAGGAACGCCCCCTAGCGAATAAAAGCGATCTTCGGAAAAATCCAGCCCATGCTTCTGCGTGATCTGACGCCACGACAAATAGTGGGCGGGCATGGTATCGGCCAGGGTGCCGTCCAAGTCGAAAATATAACCTTCAAATCCCACTGGAATCTCTCTTTAGGGTGCGCAAGTGCTTCTTCTCGGGTTACGCTATTGTAGATGCTATGTCTCGGTTATGAAGGGCAATTGAGTTGACTCGACTAGAGCATGCCGACGATAATATGGCTTCCCACCGCCTAGCGCAATGATCCTCCCCGCTCTAACCTCGTTAAGGGTATTGCTGAATGCGTCTGCCGATTATTGTTTCTTTCTGCCTGACACTGCTTTCGTGGAACACTTTGTCGGCCGAGAACCATTGGCCCGAATTTCGTGGCTCGGATGGTAACGGAGCCAACTTTTCAGCCAAGGTTCCTACCGACTTAAGTAAACCGCTCAACATGGCCTGGAAGGCCGAGCCGCACGGCCGAGGCTGGTCGTCGCCCGTAGTCTGGGGAGATCAACTGTGGATTACCACCGCCACCGAAGATGGCAAGCAGCAATCGGTGCTGTGCTACGACCGAAACACGGGCGAGAAAAAGTTCGACATCCTGTTGTTCGAGAACGACGAAGTCGACGAAGCGCATCTGACCAATAGCTATGCCTCGTGCACGCCGGCGATTGAAGAGGGACGCATCTATGTCCACTTCGGCAGATACGGCACGGCATGTCTCGACACGAAGACCGGTAAAAAGCTGTGGGAGCGTCGCGACCTTCCATGCGACCACCACCGTGGGCCT
It contains:
- a CDS encoding HAD family hydrolase; this encodes MGFEGYIFDLDGTLADTMPAHYLSWRQITQKHGLDFSEDRFYSLGGVPTERIFNLLAEEQGVSLNANECAHEKENAFVELLSEVGPIEPVVEVVRLNHGKVPMAVATGAMRWVMERILTQLEITDYFQAFVCSEDTTRHKPFPDVFLEAATRLGVAPEKCCVYEDAQLGIEAGQAAGMHVIDVREFHTPRRITAGA